One region of Pogona vitticeps strain Pit_001003342236 chromosome 1, PviZW2.1, whole genome shotgun sequence genomic DNA includes:
- the ANKRD6 gene encoding ankyrin repeat domain-containing protein 6 isoform X1 translates to MSQQDVVAVLSERLLIAAYKGQVDNVVQLINKGAKVAVTKHGRTPLHLAAYKGHLPVVQILLKANCDVDLQDDPVETSSLEYETPRSNSFLLPANPASPYWNPDAISDWSMSAHTAHTSEIVQGTVALVKEVKEEKNKKKQRRKARKDPRRLQREKEGDQTALHRAAVVGNTDIISALIREGCALDRQDKDGNTALHEASWHGFSQSAKLLVKAGANVLARNKAGNTSLHLACQNSHSESVRVLLLGGSRADIKNNAGDTCLHVAARYNHLPIIRLLLSAFCSVHEKNQAGDTALHVAAALNHKKVIKLLLEAGADATVVNNAGQTPLEVAREHNNPEVALLLTKAPQISRFNRGRSLRKKRERLKEERRAQSVPRDEVVQSKGSASAADDTHSSDQAPQGRGDLKEDPQLPLSELRGRKSKKKKPREKVSALSEPTSPADQQMPPGPSQNLPKRKSRHRCTSPPPPHEFRAYQLYTLYRGKDGKIMQAPINGCRCEPLINKVENQLAAAVEEIKAEFVTVQDKMNSKLGQMENKTQHQLRVLDKLMSERLSAERTECLHRLQEHTEVERNEGEKRQMSLAGELKAWCMLKIQNLELKLSGDSRSSRPKSILSTCESLTETLDTENLPSTKDCKTSQTPLQSESSQQHSCLALLNSVSEDIGRSRLATTEQSFGKQYFAVQQASTSGTEKQIVGVDPVPPGASPQVVRPKDKTSLSRLQQELPSAEYSGSRLRHVKVQTVPQASAELAKTELQQAGSLIDKGTQTKKASRNGQLKHRLHQHGGMPPTQPQPPPVSGGNEPNPQLVGTSQALEITQYFFEAVSSQMEKWYERKIEEARRQADQKAQEDKAALKEHIRSLEEELYKLRTKVQKEN, encoded by the exons CATGGGCGGACACCTCTCCATCTTGCGGCTTACAAGGGACATCTCCCTGTTGTCCAGATTTTGCTCAAAGCTAACTGTGATGTGGATCTTCAGGACGAT CCTGTGGAGACCAGCTCTCTAGAATATGAAACCCCGAGAAGTAactctttccttctccctgctAATCCTGCAAGCCCTTATTGGAATCCTGATGCCATCTCTGATTGGTCAATGAGTGCTCACACAGCACACACCTCAGAAATAGTCCAGGGGACAGTGGCCTTGGTAAAAGAagtcaaggaagaaaaaaataagaaaaaacaaaggagaaaggcTAGAAAAGATCCTAGAAGATTGCAAAGAGAGAAGGAG GGTGATCAGACAGCTTTGCATCGAGCTGCAGTGGTAGGGAACACAGATATAATATCAGCGCTTATCCGTGAAGGGTGTGCTTTGGACAGGCAAGACAAG GATGGGAACACCGCTCTCCATGAAGCCTCTTGGCATGGATTCAGTCAGTCAGCCAAACTGCTTGTTAAAGCAGGAGCAAATGTTCTTGCCAGAAACAAG GCAGGAAACACATCGCTGCACTTGGCTTGTCAAAATAGTCATTCTGAAAGTGTTCGGGTCCTGCTGCTTGGAGGTTCTCGGGCTGATATCAAAAACAAT GCAGGAGATACCTGTCTGCATGTCGCAGCTCGTTATAATCATTTGCCCATCATTAGGCTGCTCCTCAGTGCTTTCTGTTCTGTCCATGAAAAAAACCAG GCTGGTGATACAGCACTTCATGTAGCTGCTGCACTAAATCATAAGAAGGTTATCAAACTGTTGTTGGAAGCAGGAGCTGATGCAACAGTAGTTAACAAT GCTGGTCAGACACCCCTTGAAGTTGCCCGAGAGCACAACAATCCTGAAGTTGCCCTTCTGCTTACTAAAGCCCCCCAG ATTTCACGCTTTAATCGTGGAAGGAGTctaaggaagaagagggaaaggctCAAAGAGGAAAGGCGTGCTCAGTCTGTACCAAGAGATGAAGTGGTACAAAGCAAG GGCAGCGCCTCAGCTGCTGATGACACGCACAGCAGTGACCAGGCTCCTCAAGGGAGAGGTGACTTGAAAGAGGACCCACAACTGCCCTTGTCTGAGCTCAGAGGAAGGAAGAGTAAGAAGAAGAAGCCAAGAGAAAAG GTTTCAGCTCTCTCTGAGCCAACATCACCAGCTGACCAGCAGATGCCTCCTGGCCCATCACAGAACTTGCCAAAACGTAAAAGCCGGCACCGTTGCACATCTCCGCCCCCTCCCCATGAATTCCGAGCCTATCAGCTGTATACCCTTTACCGTGGGAAAGATGGGAAAATCATGCAG gcaccAATAAATGGATGTCGTTGTGAGCCACTGATAAATAAAGTAGAGAACCAGCTTGCGGCTGCCGTGGAAGAAATTAAAGCTGAATTTGTAACAGTGCAGGATAAAATGAACAGCAAGCTAGGACAGATGGAAAATAAAACTCAGCATCAG CTCCGTGTTTTGGACAAATTAATGTCAGAGCGGCTTTCAGCAGAAAGAACAGAGTGCCTTCATCGTCTTCAGGAACATACAGAGgtagaaagaaatgaaggagaGAAACGTCAG ATGTCTTTAGCTGGAGAATTGAAGGCTTGGTGCATGTTAAAAATACAGAATCTGGAGCTGAAGCTTTCTGGAGATTCTAGATCATCACGACCAAAGTCAATTCTATCCACATGTGAATCTCTCACTGAGACTTTGGATACAGAGAACCTTCCTAGTACAAAGGACTGTAAAACTAGCCAAACTCCACTGCAGTCAGAGAGTTCACAGCAGCACTCTTGTCTTGCTCTTCTGAACAGCGTCTCTGAAGACATTGGCAGAAGTAGACTAGCAACCACAGAACAGAGTTTTGGAAAGCAATATTTTGCTGTTCAGCAAGCCAGCACATCAG GAACGGAGAAACAGATAGTTGGTGTTGATCCAGTTCCTCCTGGAGCATCCCCTCAAGTTGTTCGACCTAAAGACAAAACAAGTCTCAGCAGACTGCAACAAGAACTGCCATCAGCTGAATACTCAGGTTCCAGATTAAGGCATGTTAAAGTTCAAACTGTTCCACAGGCTTCTGCTGAATTGGCAAAGACTGAGTTGCAACAAGCTGGCTCCTTGATAGACAAAGGGACTCAAACGAAGAAAGCAAGCAGAAATGGCCAATTGAAGCACAGACTCCACCAACATGGAGGAATGCCCCCTACACAGCCACAGCCGCCTCCTGTCTCTGGAGGCAATGAGCCCAACCCTCAGCTGGTGGGTACGTCTCAAGCGCTGGAAATCACACAATACTTTTTCGAGGCTGTGTCAAGTCAGATGGAGAAGTGGTATGAAAGGAAGATTGAAGAAGCTCGGAGGCAAGCTGACCAGAAGGCCCAAGAAGATAAAGCTGCCCTCAAAGAACATATCAGAAGCTTAGAAGAGGAACTGTATAAGCTACGGACTAAAGTGCAGAAAGAGAACTAA
- the ANKRD6 gene encoding ankyrin repeat domain-containing protein 6 isoform X7 has product MTSSGLEWDYYEFQPVETSSLEYETPRSNSFLLPANPASPYWNPDAISDWSMSAHTAHTSEIVQGTVALVKEVKEEKNKKKQRRKARKDPRRLQREKEGDQTALHRAAVVGNTDIISALIREGCALDRQDKDGNTALHEASWHGFSQSAKLLVKAGANVLARNKAGNTSLHLACQNSHSESVRVLLLGGSRADIKNNAGDTALHVAAALNHKKVIKLLLEAGADATVVNNAGQTPLEVAREHNNPEVALLLTKAPQISRFNRGRSLRKKRERLKEERRAQSVPRDEVVQSKGSASAADDTHSSDQAPQGRGDLKEDPQLPLSELRGRKSKKKKPREKVSALSEPTSPADQQMPPGPSQNLPKRKSRHRCTSPPPPHEFRAYQLYTLYRGKDGKIMQAPINGCRCEPLINKVENQLAAAVEEIKAEFVTVQDKMNSKLGQMENKTQHQLRVLDKLMSERLSAERTECLHRLQEHTEVERNEGEKRQMSLAGELKAWCMLKIQNLELKLSGDSRSSRPKSILSTCESLTETLDTENLPSTKDCKTSQTPLQSESSQQHSCLALLNSVSEDIGRSRLATTEQSFGKQYFAVQQASTSGTEKQIVGVDPVPPGASPQVVRPKDKTSLSRLQQELPSAEYSGSRLRHVKVQTVPQASAELAKTELQQAGSLIDKGTQTKKASRNGQLKHRLHQHGGMPPTQPQPPPVSGGNEPNPQLVGTSQALEITQYFFEAVSSQMEKWYERKIEEARRQADQKAQEDKAALKEHIRSLEEELYKLRTKVQKEN; this is encoded by the exons ATGACTTCCAGTGGCCTTGAATGGGATTATTATGAATTTCAGCCTGTGGAGACCAGCTCTCTAGAATATGAAACCCCGAGAAGTAactctttccttctccctgctAATCCTGCAAGCCCTTATTGGAATCCTGATGCCATCTCTGATTGGTCAATGAGTGCTCACACAGCACACACCTCAGAAATAGTCCAGGGGACAGTGGCCTTGGTAAAAGAagtcaaggaagaaaaaaataagaaaaaacaaaggagaaaggcTAGAAAAGATCCTAGAAGATTGCAAAGAGAGAAGGAG GGTGATCAGACAGCTTTGCATCGAGCTGCAGTGGTAGGGAACACAGATATAATATCAGCGCTTATCCGTGAAGGGTGTGCTTTGGACAGGCAAGACAAG GATGGGAACACCGCTCTCCATGAAGCCTCTTGGCATGGATTCAGTCAGTCAGCCAAACTGCTTGTTAAAGCAGGAGCAAATGTTCTTGCCAGAAACAAG GCAGGAAACACATCGCTGCACTTGGCTTGTCAAAATAGTCATTCTGAAAGTGTTCGGGTCCTGCTGCTTGGAGGTTCTCGGGCTGATATCAAAAACAAT GCTGGTGATACAGCACTTCATGTAGCTGCTGCACTAAATCATAAGAAGGTTATCAAACTGTTGTTGGAAGCAGGAGCTGATGCAACAGTAGTTAACAAT GCTGGTCAGACACCCCTTGAAGTTGCCCGAGAGCACAACAATCCTGAAGTTGCCCTTCTGCTTACTAAAGCCCCCCAG ATTTCACGCTTTAATCGTGGAAGGAGTctaaggaagaagagggaaaggctCAAAGAGGAAAGGCGTGCTCAGTCTGTACCAAGAGATGAAGTGGTACAAAGCAAG GGCAGCGCCTCAGCTGCTGATGACACGCACAGCAGTGACCAGGCTCCTCAAGGGAGAGGTGACTTGAAAGAGGACCCACAACTGCCCTTGTCTGAGCTCAGAGGAAGGAAGAGTAAGAAGAAGAAGCCAAGAGAAAAG GTTTCAGCTCTCTCTGAGCCAACATCACCAGCTGACCAGCAGATGCCTCCTGGCCCATCACAGAACTTGCCAAAACGTAAAAGCCGGCACCGTTGCACATCTCCGCCCCCTCCCCATGAATTCCGAGCCTATCAGCTGTATACCCTTTACCGTGGGAAAGATGGGAAAATCATGCAG gcaccAATAAATGGATGTCGTTGTGAGCCACTGATAAATAAAGTAGAGAACCAGCTTGCGGCTGCCGTGGAAGAAATTAAAGCTGAATTTGTAACAGTGCAGGATAAAATGAACAGCAAGCTAGGACAGATGGAAAATAAAACTCAGCATCAG CTCCGTGTTTTGGACAAATTAATGTCAGAGCGGCTTTCAGCAGAAAGAACAGAGTGCCTTCATCGTCTTCAGGAACATACAGAGgtagaaagaaatgaaggagaGAAACGTCAG ATGTCTTTAGCTGGAGAATTGAAGGCTTGGTGCATGTTAAAAATACAGAATCTGGAGCTGAAGCTTTCTGGAGATTCTAGATCATCACGACCAAAGTCAATTCTATCCACATGTGAATCTCTCACTGAGACTTTGGATACAGAGAACCTTCCTAGTACAAAGGACTGTAAAACTAGCCAAACTCCACTGCAGTCAGAGAGTTCACAGCAGCACTCTTGTCTTGCTCTTCTGAACAGCGTCTCTGAAGACATTGGCAGAAGTAGACTAGCAACCACAGAACAGAGTTTTGGAAAGCAATATTTTGCTGTTCAGCAAGCCAGCACATCAG GAACGGAGAAACAGATAGTTGGTGTTGATCCAGTTCCTCCTGGAGCATCCCCTCAAGTTGTTCGACCTAAAGACAAAACAAGTCTCAGCAGACTGCAACAAGAACTGCCATCAGCTGAATACTCAGGTTCCAGATTAAGGCATGTTAAAGTTCAAACTGTTCCACAGGCTTCTGCTGAATTGGCAAAGACTGAGTTGCAACAAGCTGGCTCCTTGATAGACAAAGGGACTCAAACGAAGAAAGCAAGCAGAAATGGCCAATTGAAGCACAGACTCCACCAACATGGAGGAATGCCCCCTACACAGCCACAGCCGCCTCCTGTCTCTGGAGGCAATGAGCCCAACCCTCAGCTGGTGGGTACGTCTCAAGCGCTGGAAATCACACAATACTTTTTCGAGGCTGTGTCAAGTCAGATGGAGAAGTGGTATGAAAGGAAGATTGAAGAAGCTCGGAGGCAAGCTGACCAGAAGGCCCAAGAAGATAAAGCTGCCCTCAAAGAACATATCAGAAGCTTAGAAGAGGAACTGTATAAGCTACGGACTAAAGTGCAGAAAGAGAACTAA
- the ANKRD6 gene encoding ankyrin repeat domain-containing protein 6 isoform X6 gives MSQQDVVAVLSERLLIAAYKGQVDNVVQLINKGAKVAVTKHGRTPLHLAAYKGHLPVVQILLKANCDVDLQDDGDQTALHRAAVVGNTDIISALIREGCALDRQDKDGNTALHEASWHGFSQSAKLLVKAGANVLARNKAGNTSLHLACQNSHSESVRVLLLGGSRADIKNNAGDTCLHVAARYNHLPIIRLLLSAFCSVHEKNQAGDTALHVAAALNHKKVIKLLLEAGADATVVNNAGQTPLEVAREHNNPEVALLLTKAPQISRFNRGRSLRKKRERLKEERRAQSVPRDEVVQSKGSASAADDTHSSDQAPQGRGDLKEDPQLPLSELRGRKSKKKKPREKVSALSEPTSPADQQMPPGPSQNLPKRKSRHRCTSPPPPHEFRAYQLYTLYRGKDGKIMQAPINGCRCEPLINKVENQLAAAVEEIKAEFVTVQDKMNSKLGQMENKTQHQLRVLDKLMSERLSAERTECLHRLQEHTEVERNEGEKRQMSLAGELKAWCMLKIQNLELKLSGDSRSSRPKSILSTCESLTETLDTENLPSTKDCKTSQTPLQSESSQQHSCLALLNSVSEDIGRSRLATTEQSFGKQYFAVQQASTSGTEKQIVGVDPVPPGASPQVVRPKDKTSLSRLQQELPSAEYSGSRLRHVKVQTVPQASAELAKTELQQAGSLIDKGTQTKKASRNGQLKHRLHQHGGMPPTQPQPPPVSGGNEPNPQLVGTSQALEITQYFFEAVSSQMEKWYERKIEEARRQADQKAQEDKAALKEHIRSLEEELYKLRTKVQKEN, from the exons CATGGGCGGACACCTCTCCATCTTGCGGCTTACAAGGGACATCTCCCTGTTGTCCAGATTTTGCTCAAAGCTAACTGTGATGTGGATCTTCAGGACGAT GGTGATCAGACAGCTTTGCATCGAGCTGCAGTGGTAGGGAACACAGATATAATATCAGCGCTTATCCGTGAAGGGTGTGCTTTGGACAGGCAAGACAAG GATGGGAACACCGCTCTCCATGAAGCCTCTTGGCATGGATTCAGTCAGTCAGCCAAACTGCTTGTTAAAGCAGGAGCAAATGTTCTTGCCAGAAACAAG GCAGGAAACACATCGCTGCACTTGGCTTGTCAAAATAGTCATTCTGAAAGTGTTCGGGTCCTGCTGCTTGGAGGTTCTCGGGCTGATATCAAAAACAAT GCAGGAGATACCTGTCTGCATGTCGCAGCTCGTTATAATCATTTGCCCATCATTAGGCTGCTCCTCAGTGCTTTCTGTTCTGTCCATGAAAAAAACCAG GCTGGTGATACAGCACTTCATGTAGCTGCTGCACTAAATCATAAGAAGGTTATCAAACTGTTGTTGGAAGCAGGAGCTGATGCAACAGTAGTTAACAAT GCTGGTCAGACACCCCTTGAAGTTGCCCGAGAGCACAACAATCCTGAAGTTGCCCTTCTGCTTACTAAAGCCCCCCAG ATTTCACGCTTTAATCGTGGAAGGAGTctaaggaagaagagggaaaggctCAAAGAGGAAAGGCGTGCTCAGTCTGTACCAAGAGATGAAGTGGTACAAAGCAAG GGCAGCGCCTCAGCTGCTGATGACACGCACAGCAGTGACCAGGCTCCTCAAGGGAGAGGTGACTTGAAAGAGGACCCACAACTGCCCTTGTCTGAGCTCAGAGGAAGGAAGAGTAAGAAGAAGAAGCCAAGAGAAAAG GTTTCAGCTCTCTCTGAGCCAACATCACCAGCTGACCAGCAGATGCCTCCTGGCCCATCACAGAACTTGCCAAAACGTAAAAGCCGGCACCGTTGCACATCTCCGCCCCCTCCCCATGAATTCCGAGCCTATCAGCTGTATACCCTTTACCGTGGGAAAGATGGGAAAATCATGCAG gcaccAATAAATGGATGTCGTTGTGAGCCACTGATAAATAAAGTAGAGAACCAGCTTGCGGCTGCCGTGGAAGAAATTAAAGCTGAATTTGTAACAGTGCAGGATAAAATGAACAGCAAGCTAGGACAGATGGAAAATAAAACTCAGCATCAG CTCCGTGTTTTGGACAAATTAATGTCAGAGCGGCTTTCAGCAGAAAGAACAGAGTGCCTTCATCGTCTTCAGGAACATACAGAGgtagaaagaaatgaaggagaGAAACGTCAG ATGTCTTTAGCTGGAGAATTGAAGGCTTGGTGCATGTTAAAAATACAGAATCTGGAGCTGAAGCTTTCTGGAGATTCTAGATCATCACGACCAAAGTCAATTCTATCCACATGTGAATCTCTCACTGAGACTTTGGATACAGAGAACCTTCCTAGTACAAAGGACTGTAAAACTAGCCAAACTCCACTGCAGTCAGAGAGTTCACAGCAGCACTCTTGTCTTGCTCTTCTGAACAGCGTCTCTGAAGACATTGGCAGAAGTAGACTAGCAACCACAGAACAGAGTTTTGGAAAGCAATATTTTGCTGTTCAGCAAGCCAGCACATCAG GAACGGAGAAACAGATAGTTGGTGTTGATCCAGTTCCTCCTGGAGCATCCCCTCAAGTTGTTCGACCTAAAGACAAAACAAGTCTCAGCAGACTGCAACAAGAACTGCCATCAGCTGAATACTCAGGTTCCAGATTAAGGCATGTTAAAGTTCAAACTGTTCCACAGGCTTCTGCTGAATTGGCAAAGACTGAGTTGCAACAAGCTGGCTCCTTGATAGACAAAGGGACTCAAACGAAGAAAGCAAGCAGAAATGGCCAATTGAAGCACAGACTCCACCAACATGGAGGAATGCCCCCTACACAGCCACAGCCGCCTCCTGTCTCTGGAGGCAATGAGCCCAACCCTCAGCTGGTGGGTACGTCTCAAGCGCTGGAAATCACACAATACTTTTTCGAGGCTGTGTCAAGTCAGATGGAGAAGTGGTATGAAAGGAAGATTGAAGAAGCTCGGAGGCAAGCTGACCAGAAGGCCCAAGAAGATAAAGCTGCCCTCAAAGAACATATCAGAAGCTTAGAAGAGGAACTGTATAAGCTACGGACTAAAGTGCAGAAAGAGAACTAA
- the ANKRD6 gene encoding ankyrin repeat domain-containing protein 6 isoform X3 — protein sequence MSQQDVVAVLSERLLIAAYKGQVDNVVQLINKGAKVAVTKHGRTPLHLAAYKGHLPVVQILLKANCDVDLQDDPVETSSLEYETPRSNSFLLPANPASPYWNPDAISDWSMSAHTAHTSEIVQGTVALVKEVKEEKNKKKQRRKARKDPRRLQREKEGDQTALHRAAVVGNTDIISALIREGCALDRQDKDGNTALHEASWHGFSQSAKLLVKAGANVLARNKAGNTSLHLACQNSHSESVRVLLLGGSRADIKNNAGDTALHVAAALNHKKVIKLLLEAGADATVVNNAGQTPLEVAREHNNPEVALLLTKAPQISRFNRGRSLRKKRERLKEERRAQSVPRDEVVQSKGSASAADDTHSSDQAPQGRGDLKEDPQLPLSELRGRKSKKKKPREKVSALSEPTSPADQQMPPGPSQNLPKRKSRHRCTSPPPPHEFRAYQLYTLYRGKDGKIMQAPINGCRCEPLINKVENQLAAAVEEIKAEFVTVQDKMNSKLGQMENKTQHQLRVLDKLMSERLSAERTECLHRLQEHTEVERNEGEKRQMSLAGELKAWCMLKIQNLELKLSGDSRSSRPKSILSTCESLTETLDTENLPSTKDCKTSQTPLQSESSQQHSCLALLNSVSEDIGRSRLATTEQSFGKQYFAVQQASTSGTEKQIVGVDPVPPGASPQVVRPKDKTSLSRLQQELPSAEYSGSRLRHVKVQTVPQASAELAKTELQQAGSLIDKGTQTKKASRNGQLKHRLHQHGGMPPTQPQPPPVSGGNEPNPQLVGTSQALEITQYFFEAVSSQMEKWYERKIEEARRQADQKAQEDKAALKEHIRSLEEELYKLRTKVQKEN from the exons CATGGGCGGACACCTCTCCATCTTGCGGCTTACAAGGGACATCTCCCTGTTGTCCAGATTTTGCTCAAAGCTAACTGTGATGTGGATCTTCAGGACGAT CCTGTGGAGACCAGCTCTCTAGAATATGAAACCCCGAGAAGTAactctttccttctccctgctAATCCTGCAAGCCCTTATTGGAATCCTGATGCCATCTCTGATTGGTCAATGAGTGCTCACACAGCACACACCTCAGAAATAGTCCAGGGGACAGTGGCCTTGGTAAAAGAagtcaaggaagaaaaaaataagaaaaaacaaaggagaaaggcTAGAAAAGATCCTAGAAGATTGCAAAGAGAGAAGGAG GGTGATCAGACAGCTTTGCATCGAGCTGCAGTGGTAGGGAACACAGATATAATATCAGCGCTTATCCGTGAAGGGTGTGCTTTGGACAGGCAAGACAAG GATGGGAACACCGCTCTCCATGAAGCCTCTTGGCATGGATTCAGTCAGTCAGCCAAACTGCTTGTTAAAGCAGGAGCAAATGTTCTTGCCAGAAACAAG GCAGGAAACACATCGCTGCACTTGGCTTGTCAAAATAGTCATTCTGAAAGTGTTCGGGTCCTGCTGCTTGGAGGTTCTCGGGCTGATATCAAAAACAAT GCTGGTGATACAGCACTTCATGTAGCTGCTGCACTAAATCATAAGAAGGTTATCAAACTGTTGTTGGAAGCAGGAGCTGATGCAACAGTAGTTAACAAT GCTGGTCAGACACCCCTTGAAGTTGCCCGAGAGCACAACAATCCTGAAGTTGCCCTTCTGCTTACTAAAGCCCCCCAG ATTTCACGCTTTAATCGTGGAAGGAGTctaaggaagaagagggaaaggctCAAAGAGGAAAGGCGTGCTCAGTCTGTACCAAGAGATGAAGTGGTACAAAGCAAG GGCAGCGCCTCAGCTGCTGATGACACGCACAGCAGTGACCAGGCTCCTCAAGGGAGAGGTGACTTGAAAGAGGACCCACAACTGCCCTTGTCTGAGCTCAGAGGAAGGAAGAGTAAGAAGAAGAAGCCAAGAGAAAAG GTTTCAGCTCTCTCTGAGCCAACATCACCAGCTGACCAGCAGATGCCTCCTGGCCCATCACAGAACTTGCCAAAACGTAAAAGCCGGCACCGTTGCACATCTCCGCCCCCTCCCCATGAATTCCGAGCCTATCAGCTGTATACCCTTTACCGTGGGAAAGATGGGAAAATCATGCAG gcaccAATAAATGGATGTCGTTGTGAGCCACTGATAAATAAAGTAGAGAACCAGCTTGCGGCTGCCGTGGAAGAAATTAAAGCTGAATTTGTAACAGTGCAGGATAAAATGAACAGCAAGCTAGGACAGATGGAAAATAAAACTCAGCATCAG CTCCGTGTTTTGGACAAATTAATGTCAGAGCGGCTTTCAGCAGAAAGAACAGAGTGCCTTCATCGTCTTCAGGAACATACAGAGgtagaaagaaatgaaggagaGAAACGTCAG ATGTCTTTAGCTGGAGAATTGAAGGCTTGGTGCATGTTAAAAATACAGAATCTGGAGCTGAAGCTTTCTGGAGATTCTAGATCATCACGACCAAAGTCAATTCTATCCACATGTGAATCTCTCACTGAGACTTTGGATACAGAGAACCTTCCTAGTACAAAGGACTGTAAAACTAGCCAAACTCCACTGCAGTCAGAGAGTTCACAGCAGCACTCTTGTCTTGCTCTTCTGAACAGCGTCTCTGAAGACATTGGCAGAAGTAGACTAGCAACCACAGAACAGAGTTTTGGAAAGCAATATTTTGCTGTTCAGCAAGCCAGCACATCAG GAACGGAGAAACAGATAGTTGGTGTTGATCCAGTTCCTCCTGGAGCATCCCCTCAAGTTGTTCGACCTAAAGACAAAACAAGTCTCAGCAGACTGCAACAAGAACTGCCATCAGCTGAATACTCAGGTTCCAGATTAAGGCATGTTAAAGTTCAAACTGTTCCACAGGCTTCTGCTGAATTGGCAAAGACTGAGTTGCAACAAGCTGGCTCCTTGATAGACAAAGGGACTCAAACGAAGAAAGCAAGCAGAAATGGCCAATTGAAGCACAGACTCCACCAACATGGAGGAATGCCCCCTACACAGCCACAGCCGCCTCCTGTCTCTGGAGGCAATGAGCCCAACCCTCAGCTGGTGGGTACGTCTCAAGCGCTGGAAATCACACAATACTTTTTCGAGGCTGTGTCAAGTCAGATGGAGAAGTGGTATGAAAGGAAGATTGAAGAAGCTCGGAGGCAAGCTGACCAGAAGGCCCAAGAAGATAAAGCTGCCCTCAAAGAACATATCAGAAGCTTAGAAGAGGAACTGTATAAGCTACGGACTAAAGTGCAGAAAGAGAACTAA